In Vibrio chagasii, the sequence TAAACTACCTGGCCATGGAATGGTTTGCAGAATAAGCGCGATCAATAATGAACAGCCAATTACTGTCTTGCTTCTTAAAACGCTATTGGCCATTTTCATCCTCTAACATTGCTTGCTCTATGTTGGATTGATCGGTCTGTTTCTGTTTGTTTTCGTCAGGCCACACAAGCAGCAGATACCTAAGCTTATCAAACTCAACCACAGGTTCAGCTTTGATTACCGCAAACTCACGTTTCGGATCGTAATCAACCTTAGAGACATAAGCGACTGGATAGCCTTCTGGATAAACACCACCAAGGCCTGACGTTACCAAGAGATCTTCTTCCTGAATGTCAGTACTGGTTGGAATGTGCTCTAGCTGGATTTCATCAATCATGCCATTACCAGAAGCAATCACACGGATATCGTTACGGATAACCTGGACGGGAATCGCATTGTTTGCATCCGTCAGTAGCAAGACTCGGCTATTGTGAGCCGCAACAAACGTCACTTGACCAACAATACCTTTCTCGTTGATCACAGGCTGACCTTCATACACCCCGTCAATCTGACCTTTATCGATCACGACTTGATGACGGTATGGAGAGGTATCAACGGCCATAACTTCAGTAACGACTTTCTTTTCATCACGGATAAACGGAGAACCCAGTAGCTTACGAAGGCGCTTATTTTCTTCTTGATATTGCTCAAGCAGAATAAGCTCGCTCTTCAGTCGCAAGACTTCTCGTTTCATATTATGGTTTGATTCGATCAGACCTTTACGAGTGCTAAAACGGTCGTATACACCGTCAAACATCGTACGAGGTAGGTTAGCTGCATATTGAATTGGTGCAACCATGCTGTTCAATAGATAGCGGACATTTGAGAAAGCATCTAAACGACTATCAGCCAGCATAAGGCTGGCTGATAAAATTACAGCAAAAAACAGGCGCAATTGTAGAGAGGGACCTCTACCAAAAATTGGCTTCATTCTATATTTGATCCTAGAGCTACATTTGATCCTATAGACAAGGTCCTAGGCTCTTTACATAAAACTAGATAATAAAAGAGCCTAACACTAGATATTATTCTTCGCTAAACAGATCGCCGCCGTGCATGTCGATCATCTCTAGGGCTTTACCGCCACCTAGAGCAACACACGTTAGTGGCTCTTCTGCAACAACAACAGGAATGCCTGTCTCTTCTGTTAGCAGACGATCAAGGTCTTTAAGCAGTGCACCACCACCTGTTAGTACCATACCGTTTTCTGAGATATCAGAAGCAAGCTCTGGTGGACACTGTTCAAGTGCAACCATTACTGCCGATACGATGCCAGATAGAGGTTCTTGAAGTGCTTCAAGGATCTCATTTGAATTTAGGCTAAAGCTACGAGGCACACCTTCAGCGAGGTTACGACCACGTACTTCGATCTCTTCTACTTCATCGCCAGGGTAAGCTGAACCGATTTCGTGTTTGATCTTCTCTGCCGTCGCTTCACCGATCAAGCTGCCGTAGTTACGACGAACGTAGTTGATGATAGCTTCATCAAAACGGTCACCACCGATACGAACAGAAGACGAGTAAACCACGCCGTTTAGAGAGATAACCGCAACTTCAGTAGTACCACCACCGATATCTACAACCATTGAACCCGTTGGTTCAGATACGCGTAGACCAGCACCAATCGCTGCCGCCATTGGCTCATCGATTAGGTAAACTTCACGAGCACCAGCACCTAGTGCAGATTCACGGATAGCACGACGCTCAACTTGTGTTGAACCACAAGGTACACAAACCAAAACGCGAGGACTTGGTTTAAGCACACTGTTGTCATGCACTTGTTTAATGAAGTGCTGAAGCATTTTTTCCGTTACGTAGAAATCAGCAATTACGCCATCTTTCATTGGACGGATCGCTGAGATGTTGCCAGGCGTACGACCAAGCATTTGCTTAGCAGCGTGGCCAACAGCAGCGACACTTTTTGCAGAACCCACACGATCTTGGCGAATAGCTACAACTGAAGGCTCATCAAGAACAATGCCTTGGCCTTTTACATATATAAGGGTATTGGCAGTACCTAAGTCAATCGATAGGTCGTTTGAAAACATGCCACGAAGTTTTTTAAACATATTCTTCGCTCATCCTGCAAGAATTAGAAGACAAAAATTGCACTAAATGTACCAATGCCTTGCTGTCACGGCAAGGCATTGAAGTATAAACATGGACTGAAACCCGCAATTTCTTACAGATTCCTAACTTAACCGTCAAAAATTATATTATTACTGACCTGTTAAGCCACTTTCACCTCGGTAAATAACACGATCGTTACCACGGTAGATGCCAAATGTGACGACGGTGGAAGGATCTTCATCGCCTAACTGACGCCAGTTGTATTGCAACCAAGGTTGATCTTCGTAATCTGTCGAACATGATATGTCATTTTCACCCGCCTTCTTACTTGGCTTCGAGTCATCCATTCTCAACCATAAACGAACTTGTTCACGTGGTGAATCTGTGCCTGCAGGCGTATTTTGATTCGCAGTAATCTCTTCTTCACCATCATCGACGCTGCCATCGCCGTTAAGCGAAGCCAACGTGGTTGCGGCCCCTTCACTGTGCCAAATCACTTGTTTACAAACTTTTGAACCATCAAATGCGCTGCGATTATCATCTTCATTAACGACAAATTCGCTGCCATCCCAAAACTCGGCTCGTAATGGAATAGTTAGAGTAGTACCAGAATTACCACCAATATCATCTAGGACCATTCGACCAAAACGAGCTGGAGGTTGAACCAGAAATTCTACAGAATCTGTCAAAGTATCAGAATCAGTAAATGACACAGGATCAATCCCGTCTACCGTTAAGCCGAAATGGGTAACTGTAGAATTAGCATCCGATGTATTAAAAGGATTATCCTTGCGGCTAACGCTATCAGAATCCGTAACTCGCTTAAGAACAGCAGCACCATCGTTCAACAACCAATGCTTGCGATCAATAGACCAAGCACCGGCCCCTGTATCCAGTAAGAACTCGTTATCGATAGCTGTGTCATCTAAAACACCAAATTTCGCCTGTAAGTCTGAATGGAAGAAACGGTAATTGTTAAGCGCGTTGCCGACACCGCTTTCACCTGATGCCATTGGATACACTTGATGAACGCTTGAGTCGTAAGGTTGACTCAAATAAGCAATATCGTTTTGATTAGCGACATTCCATTCAGGGTTCTCTTGCAGGAAGTATTTCGGATAGAAGCGGCCAATTGATTTACTTCCATTAAAGCCACCTAAAATGGAGCTGTAAAAGCTCCCGGTTTCAGTTGCAATAAAATTAAAGCTACCCGCTTCTGAGTATTTTAAATTTTTAAATTTATAACCGTTATCAGAAAGCACTATATCGGAGCTAGATTGAGTTAGCTGACTAGCCGGTTCTAAGCTACCTAACACTGCACCACTATCATTAGGTGTATCTAATGTATGAGTTGCACCCACCGCCCCGGAAGAAAGCAAATAGTTTTGTGTTACCAAGCTATTATTACATTGCTGACTTGCATCACTCGTGAACCGAATAGGTTTGGCAAACACGTCAAACTCTTCCCCAGCAGCAACAAACGCACTCCCACTACTACTGTTTCCATCAGAATTGTCGTTCGTGCAGATTGCAAATTTCCAAGGTCGAGAATTCACCAAGAAGCTACCAGAAAGTTTATCAATACCACTTTCAGGACAACCCGATATTTCACTACAGTCGAAGCTGTTGTCGGTCAACGTTACCTTGAATTGACCCGACTCTTGAATCGAAAGTGTATCGGTTGTTTCACCCTGATCACTTAACTCAAAATCTGGAGTGTAATCTAGTAAGCTTATCGTACCGTCTCCATTCGCAGGCTTAACTATATCTAAACTCACAGTGGGCGTGCCTACATAATCTTGTGACAACGACGAGTCTTGCGTATTGCACGACGATACCTTTGCCGTCACGTCGTACCCCTCGCCAGCCACAACAAACTGCTCATCAACATCAAACTTATAAGGTACGAAGTTAATTTTTGATGCTGCTGTTTCTAACTCACCATTCCAGGTACCACTGACATCATAACTCTCTAATTTAGAAGAAGATAAGTACAGCGTTCTTTGCCCATTCACAAAGTGGCTTTGATAGTCCCCTGAAGATGTAGAACAACTATTTCCATTTTTATCTTCACACCACTTCCCAGCAGAGTTTGGGGCATGAGATGCAGTAAAACTATCTTGAATGGTACTAATTACATTGCCGTCATCATCTACGACTTTGAATTCAACCTCAGCCACTTCACAGGTTAGAACGTGTGACTGCTTGGGGGTAACAACAAGAGAACCTGTAGGAATAGGGGGGAGCGGACAACTGTAATCCGGCTTATTGATAGTGACATTAGAATTAAACTGAGTCGTTCTTGCCGTTACTGCACCTTCAACTGAGGATTGATTTAACTCAATATAATCCGCAAGAATAAAACCTTTAAATATCGAATTACTTCCTTCAAAGATCACTTTAGCATCGGGAGCATAGATTATTGGATAGGCATCTTCCGAAGATATTTCAACCCGATTTGAAAAGCGAATTTCATCAATAACATTAAGTTGGCTTCCTGATTCGAAAATAAATTGAGCTGAGCCTGAGCTATATTTGAACGAGCCAAATGTTACTGAAGCTAGTTTAGGGATAACTAACTCAACATCGTTACCGTTTGATATGTTTAAGTTTGAAATATAAATGCCATCCTTTAGCTTCACTCGAACGACATTATAGTCAGTGCCCCACTTATTAACCGTCAAACTAGAAAGACTTTTCTCAATTGTAACTTCAACATTTCGTCCACTTTCTTGATATGAACATAACGATGAACCAGCACCACATGAAAGGGCTATGTTGTCATTACCTGCGTTTAAAATAAGCGAATCGCTAGGTGTTTGTATCGGAACAGAAACCACATTCGCACCATCGATTTTACGCAAGCTATTCAATGAATCATTGTTTCCAAGATCACAACCGTATTGCCCCTCACAAATCGGGTTATTATATATTTTATCTAATGTGTCATAGTTGGCATGATCGAAACCTAGCATTAAATATTGCTGCATAGCATGACGCAAACTCGGGGAATCATCATAGAATTGGTAGTCGTCAGACTTTGTGTTTAGATATCGAGATATATAGTCGTCAGACCAACCCAAAAAACGCACCGAATTGTTAGTTACAGTAAGTTCGCTACTTACTCCTGTCCAACTTTGAATTGGCTCTGGAAATAAGTTACATACGTTGACAGGAATTTCTACTTCAGGAATTTCAAAAGCAAAGTAGCCTACTGATTCATAAGCACCATGCTTACGAGTACTCAGAGATGGTGCATCTTCATCAAATGCGAACGTAAATTGCGACTCTCCACCACTTACGTACTGCTTACAGTAACGTAGCCAACCACCATCACCTCCATTTCGGGTTTGCTTATTGGCAATCACCCCAAATTTATCGAAGTTTTGATGAAGCGAGATTTCATTATTCAAGCATGACCAACCTATAGACTTATCTGGCTCTATCTCTATTTTCTGGTTGTAGGTACCTGGTGCTTGGTAGAATTCTATCTTCGATGATTTAGACTCATCTTGGCCGTAAAAAGTAGGGACGGCTAAGTATGCGATTTTCTTAGCAGAAGAGGTTGGCCCCTGTCGCCCTCGCTCTAAAGCAAGTTTGAATTTCTGGTTAGTTAAACCGGAGATTGCAGTCGTCGCCCAATCTCGATCCTTACCTTGAACTTGAGCCATGATCACAGGGTTAGCAATAGGCCCTCCCTGATATGTAACAGTTTCCCAATCAGAGCTGCCACAAGCATTCCCCTTACATTGAGCTTTAGAAGTTATGATATTGCCAGCTTCACCATAAACCTTAGAACCATTGTGATCGTAAAAAGTTAGCCTTCCAGGCTCAGTAACAAAGTAGTAAATCGGCGACATTCGATCCGTGGAGCTATAACTCTCAGCCGACTCACTTTCAATGGTTGCGCCTTTCTTCGAATCCCAAATAGTCGCAACACTAGTCTTAGTAGGTACGCTATTCACAATATTATCGGGGTCAATAGTCGACATTAAGAATACAATTGGATTCTCATATTGCTTTTGAAACAACAAGTTGCAACCATGAGTACAATCCATCCCTTCAATAGAACCAAACTCATAAGGTACATCTTTCAGACTAGGCTGATCTGGCAAACAGTCGTTGGGAACAGCGCCATTCAACACAGCGTTATCATGTAGGTCGATTTTCTGGGATGTAACACCACCATTGAGGGTCACATTCTTATGAAGTTTAACTTCGGTATTCGCTAAAATTAGAGCATTGAATTGATAAGTATCATCAGAGTGAAAGTGGGCTTCATCTCCATGCACGATAATCCAAAAATCCTCGGCACTACCTTGATGCTCTATTTTCCCGTTATGCTCTACTTCAATATTCTTAACATGCAACTTTGTATGAGAGCCAACCTTTAAAATAGCCGAGCCTGAGCGATGATCTTTTCCTATTTTCAGGGTTTCAATCACATACTCTCCTTGAAGCTCTAAAGTACCACTTTCAATAATGACCTCATGATAGTAGTTACTATTTAAAGTTGTACCATCTAAGGCACTGCCGCTAGTCACCGCAACATTTTCATACCCATCATTATCTATATCGATAAAATTTGGAACGATCGTAGCCGCAAGTGATTCATCAACAGCACAACGTAATCCATCACACCCCCCATTCGAGGTATCATCTTTGAAGTCTTTGTTAGATTCATCCCCATTGAAGAAACCGATCTTTCCATCAATAGTTGTATTCGTTATTTGTGTTCCATCTTTTAAATGGAGTTTTATTTTTTCATTACTTGACCAACGTTGGGCAGGTCCCTTAAAAACATCACAAGTTTGAGGAACTGTTGGAAAAGGAGGACGGGGCTTAATAGAACGACACTCTAAGTCATCGCCATGATGCAACCAGAACTGTACCCAGCTATTATCCGTTTCATACAGTGAGCTCGACGCCGTAATAACATGACTGTTGTTGCGAGTAGCTGTAAATCTTTTAAGGGCTTTGGAGTAAACAATTTTAATATCATCTCCATTGCTAGCGGCCGCATCCCTGATGATTGGATGGCCTCCCGAACGCTTATTACTCCAGATTGTTGTTCCAAACTCGGAAAGCTCGGTATTTGAGTTATGATCTACTTCATAGTTAATTTCAAAACCATCGGTGTTATTCAAGTTTACATAACAAGAATCCCAAGAATTGGCTAAAGCAAAGTTCATAACAAAAAGCTGGGATAAGATAAAAACATATTTCAACATAACTATTCCCTCACCCAAACTTCTTGAATACGCTGTACTTGGTTTATACCCGAACCACAGATTGCTGTTGATTCAATTTTGAAAAAGCCAACACCATCTAGCACACCGATTTGTCGACAAGTTAATTGATCTACGGTACAGATAGTCGACATCCCACCACTCACTTGGTTTGAGTTTAAGTTGCTACACACAGTGCTCACACTGGTTGAGACCGCAGGCGAAACGGCTAATGGATAAACTTGAGTGAGTGCCCACTCATTAGCGGAATGAGCTAATAACCAAGCCTGTGTTCCAAGCTGTTTGCGAGTCAATGTATCGTGGTTTGACCATTGCACTTGCACTAAAGAAGTCGCAAGAAAGCCCATCACCACAATAACAAATACTGCGATGACCAAAACACTACCTTGTTGAGATGATTTTCTATGGCGCATTGAGTACC encodes:
- a CDS encoding MSHA biogenesis protein MshQ, which translates into the protein MLKYVFILSQLFVMNFALANSWDSCYVNLNNTDGFEINYEVDHNSNTELSEFGTTIWSNKRSGGHPIIRDAAASNGDDIKIVYSKALKRFTATRNNSHVITASSSLYETDNSWVQFWLHHGDDLECRSIKPRPPFPTVPQTCDVFKGPAQRWSSNEKIKLHLKDGTQITNTTIDGKIGFFNGDESNKDFKDDTSNGGCDGLRCAVDESLAATIVPNFIDIDNDGYENVAVTSGSALDGTTLNSNYYHEVIIESGTLELQGEYVIETLKIGKDHRSGSAILKVGSHTKLHVKNIEVEHNGKIEHQGSAEDFWIIVHGDEAHFHSDDTYQFNALILANTEVKLHKNVTLNGGVTSQKIDLHDNAVLNGAVPNDCLPDQPSLKDVPYEFGSIEGMDCTHGCNLLFQKQYENPIVFLMSTIDPDNIVNSVPTKTSVATIWDSKKGATIESESAESYSSTDRMSPIYYFVTEPGRLTFYDHNGSKVYGEAGNIITSKAQCKGNACGSSDWETVTYQGGPIANPVIMAQVQGKDRDWATTAISGLTNQKFKLALERGRQGPTSSAKKIAYLAVPTFYGQDESKSSKIEFYQAPGTYNQKIEIEPDKSIGWSCLNNEISLHQNFDKFGVIANKQTRNGGDGGWLRYCKQYVSGGESQFTFAFDEDAPSLSTRKHGAYESVGYFAFEIPEVEIPVNVCNLFPEPIQSWTGVSSELTVTNNSVRFLGWSDDYISRYLNTKSDDYQFYDDSPSLRHAMQQYLMLGFDHANYDTLDKIYNNPICEGQYGCDLGNNDSLNSLRKIDGANVVSVPIQTPSDSLILNAGNDNIALSCGAGSSLCSYQESGRNVEVTIEKSLSSLTVNKWGTDYNVVRVKLKDGIYISNLNISNGNDVELVIPKLASVTFGSFKYSSGSAQFIFESGSQLNVIDEIRFSNRVEISSEDAYPIIYAPDAKVIFEGSNSIFKGFILADYIELNQSSVEGAVTARTTQFNSNVTINKPDYSCPLPPIPTGSLVVTPKQSHVLTCEVAEVEFKVVDDDGNVISTIQDSFTASHAPNSAGKWCEDKNGNSCSTSSGDYQSHFVNGQRTLYLSSSKLESYDVSGTWNGELETAASKINFVPYKFDVDEQFVVAGEGYDVTAKVSSCNTQDSSLSQDYVGTPTVSLDIVKPANGDGTISLLDYTPDFELSDQGETTDTLSIQESGQFKVTLTDNSFDCSEISGCPESGIDKLSGSFLVNSRPWKFAICTNDNSDGNSSSGSAFVAAGEEFDVFAKPIRFTSDASQQCNNSLVTQNYLLSSGAVGATHTLDTPNDSGAVLGSLEPASQLTQSSSDIVLSDNGYKFKNLKYSEAGSFNFIATETGSFYSSILGGFNGSKSIGRFYPKYFLQENPEWNVANQNDIAYLSQPYDSSVHQVYPMASGESGVGNALNNYRFFHSDLQAKFGVLDDTAIDNEFLLDTGAGAWSIDRKHWLLNDGAAVLKRVTDSDSVSRKDNPFNTSDANSTVTHFGLTVDGIDPVSFTDSDTLTDSVEFLVQPPARFGRMVLDDIGGNSGTTLTIPLRAEFWDGSEFVVNEDDNRSAFDGSKVCKQVIWHSEGAATTLASLNGDGSVDDGEEEITANQNTPAGTDSPREQVRLWLRMDDSKPSKKAGENDISCSTDYEDQPWLQYNWRQLGDEDPSTVVTFGIYRGNDRVIYRGESGLTGQ
- the mreC gene encoding rod shape-determining protein MreC, producing MKPIFGRGPSLQLRLFFAVILSASLMLADSRLDAFSNVRYLLNSMVAPIQYAANLPRTMFDGVYDRFSTRKGLIESNHNMKREVLRLKSELILLEQYQEENKRLRKLLGSPFIRDEKKVVTEVMAVDTSPYRHQVVIDKGQIDGVYEGQPVINEKGIVGQVTFVAAHNSRVLLLTDANNAIPVQVIRNDIRVIASGNGMIDEIQLEHIPTSTDIQEEDLLVTSGLGGVYPEGYPVAYVSKVDYDPKREFAVIKAEPVVEFDKLRYLLLVWPDENKQKQTDQSNIEQAMLEDENGQ
- a CDS encoding MSHA biogenesis protein MshP — translated: MRHRKSSQQGSVLVIAVFVIVVMGFLATSLVQVQWSNHDTLTRKQLGTQAWLLAHSANEWALTQVYPLAVSPAVSTSVSTVCSNLNSNQVSGGMSTICTVDQLTCRQIGVLDGVGFFKIESTAICGSGINQVQRIQEVWVRE
- a CDS encoding rod shape-determining protein, with the protein product MFKKLRGMFSNDLSIDLGTANTLIYVKGQGIVLDEPSVVAIRQDRVGSAKSVAAVGHAAKQMLGRTPGNISAIRPMKDGVIADFYVTEKMLQHFIKQVHDNSVLKPSPRVLVCVPCGSTQVERRAIRESALGAGAREVYLIDEPMAAAIGAGLRVSEPTGSMVVDIGGGTTEVAVISLNGVVYSSSVRIGGDRFDEAIINYVRRNYGSLIGEATAEKIKHEIGSAYPGDEVEEIEVRGRNLAEGVPRSFSLNSNEILEALQEPLSGIVSAVMVALEQCPPELASDISENGMVLTGGGALLKDLDRLLTEETGIPVVVAEEPLTCVALGGGKALEMIDMHGGDLFSEE